A single Kitasatospora kifunensis DNA region contains:
- a CDS encoding TIGR02678 family protein, which translates to MSGFKAAKVRIPSTAAHEAAERRQAARALLARPLLTALGQSRELALVHRHHVALTAMFTRMLGYQLVVESGFARLVKAPVGDGGPVRAVQVSRKAVLDGLGLAVLCLACAALLAPGTGGQILISELVEQLRADAVAAGVVLGEDQAGLRRVCAALELLVEWGVLAETDGTVEEWRERDEEALLTVNRAVLPHLLARRLPVDLRQVEELWQQAVPVVVEPRQSLRRRLVENPLARREELSAAEEEVLYRDRGDVVRQLEENFGLGVEVRLEGALAFDLDGALSDVEFPGAGTVRQAALLLIDALINAARPKAGQQAEVGGGLVPSLFCVWATVDEALAELVDRYGRAWAVDFVGDPARLRREVVSLLESVSLARATPQALLLHPAAARYRPQPSAVARAKRAGKPVGESAGYEQEGLL; encoded by the coding sequence GTGAGCGGGTTCAAGGCGGCGAAGGTGCGGATTCCCTCGACGGCGGCGCACGAGGCGGCCGAGCGGCGGCAGGCAGCACGGGCACTGCTGGCGAGGCCGTTGTTGACTGCGCTGGGGCAGTCCCGTGAGCTGGCGCTGGTCCACCGTCATCATGTGGCGCTCACCGCGATGTTCACCAGGATGCTGGGCTATCAACTGGTGGTGGAGTCGGGGTTCGCACGCTTGGTGAAGGCACCGGTGGGTGATGGTGGGCCGGTACGTGCGGTGCAGGTGTCCCGGAAGGCGGTGCTGGACGGGCTGGGGTTGGCGGTGCTTTGTCTGGCGTGCGCTGCGTTGCTAGCGCCTGGGACCGGTGGACAGATCCTGATCTCCGAGTTGGTGGAGCAGCTCCGGGCGGACGCTGTCGCGGCTGGGGTGGTGCTGGGTGAGGATCAGGCGGGGCTGCGGCGGGTGTGCGCGGCGCTGGAGCTGCTGGTGGAGTGGGGGGTGCTGGCTGAGACGGACGGGACGGTGGAGGAGTGGCGTGAGCGGGACGAGGAGGCGCTGCTGACAGTCAACCGGGCGGTACTTCCTCATCTGCTGGCCAGGCGGCTGCCGGTGGATTTGCGGCAGGTGGAGGAGTTGTGGCAGCAGGCGGTGCCGGTAGTGGTGGAGCCGCGGCAGTCGTTGAGGCGGCGGCTGGTGGAGAACCCGTTGGCGCGCCGGGAAGAGCTGAGCGCGGCTGAGGAGGAGGTGCTGTACCGGGACCGGGGCGATGTGGTGCGGCAGTTGGAGGAGAACTTCGGGCTGGGTGTGGAGGTGCGTCTGGAGGGTGCGTTGGCGTTCGACTTGGACGGCGCGCTGAGCGATGTGGAGTTTCCCGGGGCGGGCACGGTGCGGCAGGCCGCGTTGCTACTGATCGACGCGCTGATCAATGCCGCGCGTCCGAAGGCCGGCCAGCAGGCCGAGGTCGGCGGGGGGCTGGTGCCGTCCTTGTTCTGTGTGTGGGCAACGGTGGATGAGGCGTTGGCGGAGTTGGTGGACCGGTACGGGCGTGCGTGGGCCGTGGACTTCGTGGGTGATCCGGCCAGGTTGCGGCGGGAGGTGGTGTCGCTTCTGGAGTCGGTGTCGCTGGCGAGGGCCACGCCCCAGGCTCTGCTGCTGCATCCGGCTGCGGCACGGTACCGGCCGCAGCCGAGCGCGGTGGCCCGGGCCAAACGTGCGGGCAAACCGGTCGGTGAGTCGGCGGGGTACGAACAGGAGGGACTGCTGTGA
- a CDS encoding DUF2397 domain-containing protein — MAFVARGFFDPVPPECLLLYRYLTTEHHGEYIAVMDVFCATLLADMSALDVRNRILDVGLDIALDTVEERCLQLVVWTNLMKSPRDPHVPTVVAYQHAQKRFQVTPRGSRLHRQVREIMRMGDGAREVARELLGSMVVLLDQIIERVVGEDLVDAEALAADVTTVFNNQQLFTDSVRDFYAYLGTVLTRYDLAGEEYSTFKGLLLEYVELISSDVARYTPGIVGRLEQLASLVEKVLAVLDTLPTLVNADGSAVERLPGRQLADWDELTAWYTGAGGASGPAQLRSAADSALGQLITNAKRMLASAGTGASRRADLLHLAGLLAGAREGDAQRGFAAAFGLFSARHLGLGPDEGGVGPAAGVSWWDAAPVDVPVALRERGTRASVGRNGRVPDPGVDEGSQLALAAQEEAGRRAAVAELLAAGNLDGCEVSPAAFWQVWLPLLGSLLARHTAADGQASFVDRDLGVVLVALWEEGRSTVVSWEGGSALVDGLVLSVRVVADGESVMPEVAGWTRRDGDDRRAEEYGGAV; from the coding sequence GTGGCTTTCGTTGCTCGTGGTTTCTTCGATCCGGTGCCTCCCGAGTGTCTGCTGCTGTACCGGTATCTCACTACGGAGCATCATGGCGAGTACATCGCTGTGATGGACGTGTTCTGCGCGACGCTGCTGGCTGACATGTCGGCCCTCGATGTGCGGAACCGGATACTCGATGTCGGCTTGGACATCGCTCTGGACACGGTCGAGGAGCGCTGCCTGCAGCTGGTCGTGTGGACGAACCTGATGAAGTCGCCCCGCGACCCCCACGTGCCGACGGTCGTGGCCTACCAGCATGCCCAGAAGCGGTTCCAGGTGACCCCGAGGGGTTCTCGGCTGCACCGTCAGGTCCGCGAGATCATGCGCATGGGCGACGGTGCGCGTGAGGTTGCCCGGGAGCTGCTGGGCAGCATGGTGGTCCTGCTTGACCAGATCATCGAGCGAGTGGTCGGCGAGGACCTGGTGGACGCCGAGGCGCTGGCTGCGGATGTCACCACCGTCTTCAACAACCAGCAGCTGTTCACCGACAGCGTCCGGGACTTCTACGCCTACCTGGGCACCGTGCTCACCCGGTACGACCTGGCGGGCGAGGAGTACTCCACGTTCAAGGGACTGTTGCTGGAGTACGTGGAGCTGATCAGCTCGGATGTGGCCCGGTACACCCCGGGCATCGTGGGACGGCTGGAGCAGCTGGCATCGCTAGTGGAGAAGGTCCTGGCGGTCTTGGACACGCTGCCCACTCTGGTGAACGCCGATGGGTCCGCGGTCGAACGGCTTCCGGGCCGGCAGTTGGCCGACTGGGATGAGTTGACCGCCTGGTACACCGGTGCGGGCGGCGCGTCGGGGCCGGCGCAGCTGCGCAGTGCGGCGGACTCGGCGCTGGGTCAGTTGATCACCAATGCGAAGCGGATGCTGGCGTCGGCCGGGACGGGGGCGTCGCGGCGTGCGGACCTGCTGCATCTGGCCGGGCTGCTTGCCGGGGCTCGGGAGGGGGATGCGCAGCGCGGGTTCGCGGCGGCGTTCGGGCTGTTCTCGGCCAGGCATCTGGGGCTTGGGCCTGATGAGGGCGGGGTCGGACCCGCGGCTGGGGTCTCGTGGTGGGACGCGGCCCCGGTGGATGTGCCGGTGGCGTTGCGGGAGCGGGGCACGCGCGCGTCGGTGGGCCGTAACGGGCGTGTGCCCGATCCGGGAGTGGATGAGGGGTCGCAGCTGGCTCTGGCGGCGCAGGAGGAGGCTGGCAGGCGGGCCGCGGTGGCGGAGTTGCTGGCCGCGGGGAATCTGGATGGCTGCGAGGTGTCGCCGGCAGCGTTTTGGCAGGTGTGGTTGCCGCTGCTGGGCAGTTTGCTGGCGCGGCACACCGCTGCTGACGGGCAGGCCAGCTTCGTGGACCGGGATCTGGGTGTCGTGCTGGTGGCGCTGTGGGAGGAAGGTCGGTCGACCGTGGTGTCGTGGGAAGGCGGTTCGGCGCTTGTCGACGGGCTGGTGCTGTCGGTGCGCGTGGTGGCCGATGGCGAGTCGGTGATGCCGGAGGTGGCCGGATGGACGCGTCGGGATGGCGACGATCGTCGTGCAGAGGAATACGGAGGTGCGGTGTGA
- a CDS encoding GNAT family N-acetyltransferase: MLGRLAIRHRLTPALEKAGGHIGYDVRPSARRQRHATAMLAAALPLACSLGITHALLTCDETNTASQRVIEANGGRSIDMAGHKRRYQVPTS, encoded by the coding sequence ATGCTGGGCAGGCTCGCGATCCGCCACCGGCTGACTCCGGCACTGGAGAAGGCCGGCGGACACATCGGCTACGACGTACGGCCCAGCGCACGGCGCCAAAGACATGCGACCGCGATGCTCGCCGCCGCGTTGCCGCTCGCCTGCTCGCTCGGCATCACGCACGCGCTGTTGACCTGCGACGAGACGAATACCGCATCCCAGCGTGTGATCGAAGCCAACGGGGGCCGGTCCATCGACATGGCCGGCCACAAGCGCCGCTACCAGGTGCCGACGTCCTGA